In one window of Opitutus sp. GAS368 DNA:
- a CDS encoding polysaccharide deacetylase family protein: protein MALRLALKIDVDTDRGTRLGVPNLLADLGAAGVPATFLFSLGPDQTGRAITRVFRPGFLKKVGRTSIVELYGVRTLLNGTLLPAPHIGRRNEAMIRSVRDAGFETGIHCYSHYRWQDYVHTMSPGAVSAEFEAARTEFRRIFGTEAVTAGAAGWQANANSRAAYDRAGLLYASDTRGTAPFFPRIGDRTFATLEIPSTLPTVDELMGRPEFPDDRIVPHLLSLLRPDALNVFTLHAEIEGLGRRGIFRQLLAALPGAGVGVVSLEEAARQLLAQRASIPACELQQGSIDGRSGLLAVQGPPV from the coding sequence ATGGCCCTCCGGCTCGCCCTCAAGATCGACGTCGACACCGACCGCGGCACACGGCTCGGCGTGCCGAACCTGCTGGCGGACCTCGGGGCCGCGGGCGTCCCGGCCACGTTCCTGTTCTCGCTCGGGCCGGACCAGACGGGCCGCGCCATCACGCGCGTTTTCCGGCCGGGCTTTTTGAAAAAGGTCGGGCGCACTAGCATCGTCGAACTCTACGGCGTGCGCACGCTGCTCAACGGCACGCTGCTGCCCGCCCCGCACATCGGCCGGCGCAACGAAGCCATGATCCGGAGCGTGCGGGATGCCGGCTTCGAAACCGGCATCCATTGCTACAGCCACTACCGCTGGCAGGATTACGTCCATACCATGAGCCCCGGGGCCGTGTCGGCCGAGTTCGAGGCCGCGCGCACGGAGTTCCGGCGTATCTTCGGCACCGAGGCCGTGACGGCCGGCGCCGCCGGCTGGCAGGCCAACGCCAACAGCCGGGCCGCCTATGACCGCGCCGGCCTGCTCTACGCCAGCGACACCCGCGGCACCGCCCCGTTCTTTCCCCGCATCGGGGACCGCACCTTCGCCACGCTGGAAATTCCCTCCACCCTGCCCACGGTGGACGAGCTGATGGGCCGCCCCGAATTTCCGGATGATCGCATCGTGCCGCACCTGCTGTCCCTGCTCCGGCCGGATGCGCTCAATGTCTTCACGCTGCACGCCGAGATCGAGGGCCTGGGCCGGCGCGGGATTTTCCGGCAATTGCTCGCCGCGCTCCCGGGTGCCGGCGTCGGCGTGGTGTCACTGGAGGAAGCCGCGCGGCAGTTGCTGGCGCAGCGCGCCAGCATCCCCGCCTGCGAACTGCAGCAGGGCTCCATCGACGGCCGCTCCGGCTTGCTCGCCGTGCAAGGGCCGCCGGTCTGA
- a CDS encoding LptF/LptG family permease — translation MNLIHRHIFANVVLTCAAAVGLFTFVLMLGNAVNDLMPHIIAGQLGLETMVYLFALMVPVMFSYALPMGMLTGVLLVLGRMSSDREITALRASGVSVAWLSAPILFSALLGVGATLAINFEFMPRAKVAYETLLAQAVGQNPLSFIIPKTFIRDFPDRIVYVGDKQGDLLKDIWIWNLDKQKRVINSGRATTGWIRFDEANSKLVLSLDYLQAETHDRQDPEDPAKVRSGGATDHATFDLSLGKLTGRPTVNVKAKWLTFSQLIGEWRRLKQPDPTVPGDQRVKQLMRVQVTIHEKFAAAFSVLSFALIAIPLGIRVSRKETSANLGLALTLAMAYYFGTIMVGWVDGHPALRPDLLMWLPNLGFQALGFWMFYKVDRS, via the coding sequence ATGAACCTCATCCACCGGCATATCTTCGCGAACGTCGTCCTGACGTGCGCTGCCGCCGTGGGGTTGTTTACCTTCGTGCTGATGCTCGGCAACGCCGTGAACGACCTGATGCCGCACATTATCGCCGGGCAGCTGGGGCTGGAGACGATGGTCTACCTGTTCGCGCTGATGGTGCCGGTCATGTTTTCCTATGCCCTGCCCATGGGCATGCTGACGGGGGTGCTGCTGGTGTTGGGGCGGATGTCCTCGGACCGCGAGATCACGGCGCTGCGGGCTTCCGGAGTGAGCGTGGCCTGGCTTTCGGCGCCCATCCTTTTTTCCGCGCTGCTGGGGGTGGGGGCCACGCTGGCGATCAATTTCGAGTTCATGCCGCGGGCCAAGGTGGCTTATGAGACACTGCTGGCGCAGGCCGTGGGACAGAATCCGCTCAGCTTCATCATCCCCAAGACCTTCATCCGGGATTTTCCCGACCGGATCGTCTATGTGGGCGACAAGCAGGGGGACCTGCTCAAGGACATCTGGATCTGGAATCTCGACAAACAGAAGCGGGTGATCAACTCCGGCCGGGCCACCACGGGCTGGATCCGCTTTGACGAGGCCAACAGCAAGCTGGTGCTCAGTCTCGACTACCTGCAGGCGGAGACCCATGACCGCCAGGATCCGGAAGACCCGGCGAAAGTTCGCAGCGGAGGGGCCACCGACCATGCCACCTTCGACCTGTCGCTGGGCAAGCTGACCGGCCGGCCGACGGTCAACGTGAAGGCGAAGTGGCTGACCTTTTCCCAGCTGATCGGAGAATGGCGGCGGCTGAAACAGCCCGACCCGACGGTGCCGGGGGACCAGCGCGTCAAACAACTGATGCGCGTCCAGGTCACCATCCACGAGAAGTTCGCCGCGGCGTTTTCGGTGCTCTCCTTCGCCCTCATCGCGATTCCGCTCGGCATCAGGGTCTCGCGCAAGGAGACCTCGGCCAATCTTGGCCTGGCCCTCACGCTGGCCATGGCGTATTATTTCGGGACCATCATGGTCGGCTGGGTGGACGGGCACCCGGCGCTGCGGCCCGACCTGCTGATGTGGCTGCCCAACCTCGGCTTCCAGGCGCTGGGTTTCTGGATGTTCTACAAGGTCGACCGGTCCTAG
- the rlmN gene encoding 23S rRNA (adenine(2503)-C(2))-methyltransferase RlmN — protein MRYTPARPTIYGETLDSLTALLKEHGHPAFRARQVLTWLYKKRVKTWEEMTDLSRPFRTWLAATFELEPTKFVLTKQSEDVTDKLLLELGDKSLIETVIIRAPQLGVGQENSRKTICISTQVGCAMGCKFCASGLEGLKRNLSAGEIVHQLIQVCRQEDDRTPRAHAELVSFDNLVVMGMGEPLHNYDAILRALTILNAEWGLGFGARRITLSTSGLVPKIKQLADEPLGIRLAISLHGATDEVREQIMPINKKWPLKELIPAIREFSEKHGRMVTLEFILIEDINDSLDQAGKLRDIAYDLHAHVNLIPYNTVEGLPWKRPSLTRQEKFAQVLDRGGVSVTLRREKGHAIDAACGQLRLKTEKAREAAAAN, from the coding sequence ATGCGCTACACGCCCGCCCGGCCCACGATCTATGGCGAAACCCTCGACTCGCTCACCGCGCTGCTCAAGGAGCACGGTCACCCGGCATTCCGCGCGCGCCAGGTCCTGACCTGGCTCTACAAGAAGCGCGTCAAGACCTGGGAGGAGATGACCGACCTTTCCCGCCCGTTTCGCACCTGGCTGGCCGCCACCTTCGAGCTCGAGCCGACCAAGTTCGTCCTGACCAAGCAATCCGAGGACGTCACCGACAAGCTCCTGCTCGAGCTCGGCGACAAGTCCCTCATCGAGACCGTCATCATCCGCGCCCCCCAGCTTGGCGTCGGCCAGGAGAATTCCCGCAAGACGATCTGCATCTCCACCCAGGTCGGCTGCGCCATGGGCTGCAAGTTCTGCGCCTCCGGCCTCGAAGGCCTCAAGCGCAACCTCTCCGCCGGCGAGATCGTCCACCAGCTCATCCAGGTCTGCCGGCAGGAGGACGACCGCACGCCGCGTGCCCACGCCGAGCTCGTCTCCTTCGACAACCTCGTGGTCATGGGCATGGGCGAGCCGCTGCACAATTACGATGCCATCCTGCGCGCCCTCACCATCCTCAACGCCGAGTGGGGCCTCGGCTTCGGCGCGCGCCGCATCACGCTCTCCACCTCCGGCCTCGTGCCGAAGATCAAGCAGCTCGCCGACGAGCCGCTGGGCATCCGCCTTGCCATCAGCCTGCACGGCGCCACCGACGAGGTCCGCGAGCAGATCATGCCGATCAACAAGAAGTGGCCGCTCAAGGAACTCATCCCCGCCATCCGCGAGTTTTCCGAAAAGCACGGCCGCATGGTGACGCTCGAGTTCATCCTCATCGAGGATATCAACGACTCGCTCGATCAGGCCGGGAAGCTCCGCGACATCGCCTACGACCTGCACGCCCACGTGAATCTCATCCCCTACAACACCGTCGAGGGCCTGCCGTGGAAGCGCCCGAGCCTCACGCGGCAGGAGAAATTCGCCCAGGTGCTCGACCGGGGCGGCGTGTCGGTGACGCTGCGGCGCGAGAAGGGTCACGCCATCGACGCGGCGTGCGGCCAGTTGCGGTTGAAGACGGAAAAGGCCCGCGAGGCCGCCGCGGCGAACTGA
- a CDS encoding glycosyltransferase family 39 protein: protein MHLPAYLEIPLRLALLMGGLLLPGSMLLRALRLPWSLAAAFATSAATLYVVVLVFAWTGAAISLVTLAAGLGLVALLARLVPARPSTTQISSSFACFEQMGAWLPLYAAFWLIVAYRLGFQPLNGPDVTFRWSWLAEQMLQFGSLDFYPPRSGGDFVRYFWAESIPPGVASLYAWAYACGGSNQALWTTPVVALQLLAVHELIWRLASRWGGEVVARRAVLLAAACPLLTWSVLMGQETGLTAFAVTGLVWSLSHLRDDNGNRWVVLAGLFAIVAASTREYGAIFPVVAVAATVWLRAPRRQAWLLAAVALPAALAWPLRVWLLTGNPVYSLNILGLFKANPVFTAWNDTLRGPSSLALGTIASWQDLGRYLLLWALPAVAGLVALVMLLVQRLREARIVAVFVVLSLALWFVSVFYTAGGLFYSLRVLSPAFALLAVVASYGLAFWVQHPAAARYAAAGVALVLLESLPKTLVLPENPYRIAPREWPGAVAQFPTVVRNVNAALLAKVQPLPERRRILSDHAGLPRVFAAISTEVAPLWSPEVAWLFDEKLKPEEVAQRWRKSGLRYLVLGKTGASASFMQAHARWRAPYFTLKPVAETETHIILEATVPAGPAK from the coding sequence ATGCACCTGCCCGCCTACCTCGAGATCCCGCTGCGACTGGCACTCTTGATGGGCGGCTTGCTGCTGCCTGGCTCGATGCTGCTGCGCGCGCTGCGCCTGCCGTGGTCGCTGGCCGCGGCCTTCGCCACTTCCGCCGCCACGTTGTATGTTGTCGTGCTGGTTTTCGCGTGGACCGGCGCCGCCATCTCGCTGGTCACGCTCGCCGCCGGGCTCGGCCTCGTGGCGCTGCTCGCCCGGCTCGTGCCGGCGCGCCCAAGCACCACGCAGATCAGCTCGTCCTTTGCCTGCTTCGAACAGATGGGCGCGTGGCTGCCACTCTACGCCGCGTTCTGGCTGATCGTCGCCTACCGGCTCGGTTTCCAGCCGCTGAACGGACCGGATGTCACGTTCCGCTGGAGCTGGCTGGCCGAGCAGATGCTGCAGTTCGGCTCGCTGGATTTTTACCCACCGCGCAGTGGCGGGGATTTTGTCCGTTACTTCTGGGCCGAGAGCATCCCGCCGGGCGTCGCCAGCCTCTACGCCTGGGCCTATGCGTGCGGCGGCAGCAACCAGGCGCTGTGGACCACGCCGGTCGTCGCGCTGCAATTGCTCGCGGTCCACGAGCTCATCTGGCGGCTGGCCAGCCGCTGGGGCGGCGAAGTCGTCGCCCGCCGCGCGGTGTTGCTCGCTGCGGCTTGCCCGCTGCTGACGTGGTCCGTCCTCATGGGCCAGGAGACGGGCCTGACCGCCTTCGCCGTGACGGGCCTCGTCTGGAGTTTGTCGCATCTGCGCGACGACAACGGCAACCGCTGGGTCGTGCTCGCGGGTCTGTTTGCCATCGTCGCGGCCAGCACGCGCGAATACGGCGCCATCTTTCCGGTCGTCGCGGTGGCCGCCACGGTGTGGCTGCGGGCCCCGCGCCGGCAGGCGTGGCTGCTCGCCGCGGTGGCGCTGCCGGCGGCCCTTGCCTGGCCGCTGCGCGTGTGGCTGTTGACGGGCAATCCGGTCTACAGCCTGAACATCCTCGGTCTTTTCAAGGCAAACCCGGTCTTCACGGCTTGGAACGACACCTTGCGCGGCCCGTCCAGCCTGGCGCTGGGCACAATCGCCAGCTGGCAGGACCTCGGCCGCTACCTGCTGTTGTGGGCGTTGCCGGCTGTCGCCGGACTGGTCGCGCTGGTCATGCTGCTCGTCCAACGCCTGCGCGAGGCGCGGATCGTGGCCGTCTTCGTGGTCCTCTCGCTTGCGCTTTGGTTTGTCTCGGTTTTCTACACGGCGGGCGGGCTGTTCTACTCGCTCCGTGTGCTCAGTCCCGCATTCGCGCTGCTTGCGGTCGTCGCGAGCTACGGCCTGGCGTTCTGGGTGCAGCATCCCGCCGCGGCCCGGTATGCGGCCGCCGGCGTCGCCCTGGTGCTCCTTGAATCGCTGCCCAAGACCCTGGTGCTCCCGGAAAATCCCTACCGCATCGCCCCGCGCGAATGGCCGGGCGCGGTGGCGCAATTCCCCACCGTCGTCCGCAACGTCAACGCCGCCCTGCTCGCCAAGGTCCAGCCCCTGCCCGAGCGGCGCCGGATTCTCTCCGACCACGCAGGCCTGCCGCGGGTTTTCGCCGCGATCAGCACGGAGGTCGCGCCGCTGTGGAGCCCCGAGGTCGCCTGGCTGTTCGACGAGAAACTCAAGCCCGAGGAAGTCGCCCAGCGCTGGCGGAAGTCCGGCCTGCGCTACCTCGTGCTCGGCAAGACCGGCGCAAGCGCGAGCTTCATGCAGGCCCATGCGCGGTGGCGGGCGCCGTATTTCACGCTCAAGCCCGTGGCCGAGACCGAGACACATATAATCCTCGAGGCCACGGTCCCGGCCGGGCCGGCCAAGTAA
- the metF gene encoding methylenetetrahydrofolate reductase [NAD(P)H]: protein MTADRPISELFVQQRPLRSLEFFPPKDDAGVETLRQTALALKRIAPDFVSVTYGAGGSTRERTAQVSRLLRTEIGFTVMPHLTCVGHTREELNGVADQLHAGGYRNIMTLRGDPPKGQTEFVPYQDGLRYGSDLVALLKARHADFCLGVGGYPEKHPEAPSLEIDLDNLKRKVDAGAAFITTQLFFDNAVYYRFVEKCRARGIRVPIVPGIMPVLSLKQIKRFTEMCGATLPHKLTKRLEAAGEAPEIVESVGNEWAVTQIRDLVAHGAPGYHLYIMNRAKAALALAAGLAA, encoded by the coding sequence ATGACCGCCGACCGGCCCATCTCCGAGCTCTTCGTGCAGCAGCGCCCGCTGCGCTCGCTGGAGTTTTTCCCGCCCAAGGATGACGCCGGCGTCGAGACGCTGCGCCAGACGGCCCTGGCCCTGAAGCGCATCGCGCCCGACTTCGTGTCGGTCACCTATGGCGCCGGCGGCAGCACGCGCGAACGCACCGCCCAGGTCAGCCGGCTGCTGCGCACCGAAATCGGCTTCACGGTCATGCCCCATCTCACCTGCGTCGGCCACACCCGCGAGGAGCTGAACGGCGTCGCCGACCAGCTCCATGCCGGTGGCTACCGCAACATCATGACCCTCCGTGGCGACCCGCCGAAGGGCCAGACCGAGTTCGTGCCCTACCAGGACGGCCTGCGTTACGGCAGCGACCTCGTCGCCTTGCTCAAGGCACGCCACGCGGACTTCTGCCTCGGTGTCGGCGGCTACCCGGAAAAACATCCCGAGGCTCCGTCGCTCGAGATCGATTTGGACAACCTGAAGCGCAAGGTCGACGCCGGCGCGGCGTTCATCACGACGCAGCTCTTCTTCGACAACGCCGTCTATTACCGCTTTGTGGAAAAGTGCCGCGCCCGCGGCATCCGGGTGCCGATCGTGCCGGGCATCATGCCCGTGCTGTCGCTGAAGCAGATCAAGCGCTTCACCGAGATGTGCGGCGCCACGCTGCCCCACAAACTCACCAAGCGCCTCGAGGCCGCCGGCGAGGCGCCCGAGATCGTCGAGTCGGTCGGCAACGAGTGGGCCGTCACGCAGATCCGCGACCTCGTCGCACACGGCGCCCCCGGCTACCACCTCTACATCATGAACCGCGCGAAAGCCGCGCTGGCGCTGGCAGCGGGGCTGGCGGCCTGA
- a CDS encoding translation initiation factor: MSSSDKISTDGGQSLGSNPFASLNPTGLPSKPVAPIANPQSEVRNQKNRGRVDLKRTTAGRGGKTVTLVTGFVGIGLPEKESLAKKMRNACGCGGTVKDGDIEIQGDQREKIAAILTEAGFRPVFAGG; the protein is encoded by the coding sequence ATGAGTTCCTCCGACAAGATTTCCACCGACGGCGGCCAATCACTTGGCTCCAATCCGTTCGCCAGCCTGAATCCAACCGGATTGCCCTCGAAGCCCGTTGCGCCAATCGCCAATCCGCAATCCGAGGTCCGCAATCAAAAGAACCGCGGCCGGGTCGACTTAAAGCGCACCACGGCCGGGCGCGGCGGCAAGACCGTGACGCTCGTCACCGGCTTCGTCGGCATCGGCCTGCCCGAAAAGGAGTCGCTCGCGAAGAAGATGCGCAACGCCTGCGGCTGCGGCGGCACGGTGAAGGACGGCGACATCGAGATCCAGGGCGACCAGCGCGAGAAAATTGCCGCGATCCTGACCGAGGCCGGCTTCCGGCCGGTGTTCGCGGGAGGCTGA